The following proteins are encoded in a genomic region of Notolabrus celidotus isolate fNotCel1 chromosome 19, fNotCel1.pri, whole genome shotgun sequence:
- the aff1 gene encoding AF4/FMR2 family member 1 isoform X1 → MTANFGCCERRTMESQPSVYNEERNILRLRAWEQRNQEASQTPELNTESVPLFGQPYKTNKGDELSNRIQRMLGSYEDVNNPCPFALEPLPIPTYITFTQSDQTPTNTEKTTRPPFHNQVNNVSNQSQRAPSSSGYSSQPVRTSTPSSSSSSSSSSSSSSSSSSPNHCGHLSTFPGHQQKKSKAHFDHMVQEMSPLSPDVKPLPFLRSSDHDNTDMDSKDTFDRLQLQGSMNDPSESSCIMDISTVNLKQSPKDVSQPHGNKGNTLPSQTFPSLLPSKQPSVVMTQKPTAYVRPMDGQDQVVSESPQLKPSPEPYVPLPELSNKSEQGKRKVLPQYLETKINEAQCVEDILKEMTHSWPPLLTAIHTPSTGEPSKSPFPAKEAERVTSCPGQKSFVSSPPDPSKPIQKNSSLSLQAAHSRGAESGSSSDSESSSRSESDSESNAEELPQLPPSNSVKSEPDAPAVTHGDWQLGNWIRSSQSSRAESQSSSQASDSLAHKQPKPTQSTKHSGVEVVNPTKECKPQLSSHVKESTESLGKPQLYRESPQDNYNQQSSQKSLAADWKSSSSLTKLSCNTYSSKSAESGHSEAAQDVVAKRDKDPCFIDRPKVKTKTGHRRKSKDSGDAKRDSKRTSKQASLDKGTVKSEPDVTPVLHGRCLSCGVGYPNPCSCPTQSPAQPDQLPPAPSVRISYSKPKSEEISQTGPKIPLKTTKKHSRKTEHAAKGTLDPHRPPTSLLVRIDLSLLSRVPQSSGSHQETPSKSKRSVVIEEQEGGGNDATTKHKLTKTSKKSIPQNLEVETKTIPRKKQKLENKNTSSSHASIKPENSSNSTDGLERKKAKKKPLQLPVIPKDSQKDSKLHKSTSGEVVGTRKEAENGKNSQKHKKRGKQTENAHIEKKLPKSSIPSTSQSTRVALTKRPLLRFEDRQYPVKHYIKEAKKLKHKADAEPDKVSKAFFYLEAAMFFVESGIAMERDPQISMSSYTMFAETVELLKFVLKLKSPADPSAPPSEKDFIALCLKSQSLLQMAMFRHKHRTALKYSKTLSDHFHISAQKTHDHSVSASKSSDTPSPMPSLPSPSTSSGPGSNHSGVVVDPVGSTVAVPQAIDQVAFTYVNITTLFLSAHDIWEQADELAHKGSGLLAQLDKALCPLSLMSSMSSMVHYTRQGVHWLRLDSLKVK, encoded by the exons tGTATACAATGAAGAAAGGAACATTCTCCGCCTCCGAGCATGGGAACAGAGGAACCAAGAAGCAAGCCAAACCCCGGAACTCAACACTGAGAGTGTGCCACTATTTGGgcagccatacaag ACAAACAAAGGCGATGAGCTTTCCAATCGAATCCAGAGAATGCTGGGAAGTTATGAGGACGTGAATAACCCCTGTCCCTTTGCTTTGGAGCCTTTACCCATTCCTACGTATATAACTTTCACGCAGTCTGATCAGACTccgacaaacacagaaaaaacaactcGACCTCCATTCCATAACCAGGTCAATAATGTGTCCAACCAAAGTCAGAGAGCTCCATCTAGTAGCGGCTACTCCTCTCAGCCTGTGAGGACGTccactccttcttcttcttcttcttcctcctcttcttcatcctcttcttcttcttcttcttctccaaacCACTGTGGACATTTGTCAACTTTTCCTGGACATcagcaaaagaaaagcaaagccCATTTTGATCATATGGTCCAGGAAATGTCTCCTTTGTCGCCTGATGTTAAGCCGCTACCGTTCCTACGTTCCAGTGATCATGATAACACTGACATGGACAGTAAAGACACCTTCGACAGACTTCAGCTTCAAGGGTCCATGAATGACCCCTCTGAGTCTTCCTGCATCATGGATATTTCCACAGTTAACCTCAAACAGTCCCCAAAAGACGTTTCTCAGCCTCATGGCAACAAAGGTAACACACTGCCTTCACAGACGTTTCCTTCACTCCTGCCATCCAAGCAGCCCAGTGTAGTCATGACCCAGAAGCCAACAGCGTATGTGCGGCCCATGGATGGTCAGGATCAGGTGGTCAGTGAGTCGCCTCAACTAAAACCTTCACCGGAGCCTTATGTGCCTCTGCCGGAGTTAAGCAACAAATCCGAGCAAGGCAAAAGGAAGGTACTGCCTCAATATTTGGAG ACAAAGATAAATGAAGCTCAGTGTGTGGAGGACATCTTAAAG GAAATGACCCACTCATGGCCTCCTCTTCTGACAGCGATACACACACCTAGCACAGGTGAACCCTCCAAGTCCCCCTTTCCAGCCAAG GAAGCAGAGCGTGTCACATCATGTCCAGGACAAA AAAGCTTTGTGTCCTCACCACCAGATCCATCCAAGCCCATCCAGAAGAACTCTTCATT GTCATTACAAGCAGCACATTCCAGAGGGGCAGAGTCAGGCAGCTCCAGCGACTCTGAGAGCAGCTCCAGGTCAGAGTCGGACAGTGAAAGCAACGCAGAGGAGCTTCCTCAACTCCCACCGAGCAACTCGGTCAAATCAGAG cctgATGCACCAGCAGTGACCCATGGCGATTGGCAGTTGGGAAACTGGATCAGGTCCAGCCAGAGCTCAAGAGCCGAGAGCCAAAGCAGCTCACAGGCCTCTGACAGCCTCGCTCACAAACAACCCAAGCCCACTCAGAGCACCAAACACTCTGGTGTGGAGGTCGTCAACCCCACCAAAGAGTGTAAACCTCAGCTTTCTTCTCATGTGAAAGAGTCCACTGAAAGCCTTGGGAAACCCCAGCTGTACAGGGAAAGCCCTCAGGACAACTACAACCAGCAAAGTAGCCAAAAATCCCTCGCTGCTGATTggaaaagcagcagcagtttgaCGAAACTTTCATGCAATACCTACTCTTCAAAATCAGCCGAGTCAGGTCACTCAGAAGCGGCTCAGGATGTTGTAGCCAAGCGAGACAAAGACCCGTGTTTCATAGACAGGCCAAAGGTAAAGACGAAAACGGGACATAGGAGAAAAAGCAAAGACAGTGGTGACGCTAAAAGAGACAGTAAAAGGACTTCTAAACAGGCATCACTTGACAAGGGGACAGTCAAATCAGAGCCTGATGTCACGCCGGTCCTGCATGGTCGGTGTTTATCCTGTGGTGTTGGATATCCCAACCCCTGCTCCTGCCCCACCCAGAGTCCTGCTCAGCCTGACCAGCTGCCTCCTGCCCCATCAGTCAGAATCAGTTATAGCAAACCAAAGTCAGAGGAAATCAGCCAGACGGGTCCCAAGATTCCTCTCAAGACAACCAAGAAGCACTCGCGAAAGACTGAGCATGCAGCTAAAGGTACTCTGGACCCCCACAGGCCCCCCACATCTCTGCTGGTGAGGATTGATCTCAGTCTGCTATCAAGAGTCCCCCAGAGCTCCGGCAGCCATCAGGAGACACCCAGCAAGTCGAAGAGATCAGTGGTGATTGAGGAgcaagagggaggggggaatgACGCCACTACAAAACACAAACTTACCAAGACCAGCAAAAAGAGTATACCTCAAAAT CTTGAGGTAGAAACTAAAACTATTCCCAGGAAGAAACAGAAGCTGGAAAACAAGAATACCTCATCAAGTCATGCGTCAATCAAACCGGA AAATTCCAGCAATTCAACAGACGGCTTAGAGCGAAAGAAGGCGAAGAAGAAACCTTTGCAACTGCCGGTGATCCCCAAAGACTCTCAGAAAGACTCAAAGTTGCACAAAAGCACGTCAGGAGAGGTTGTGGGGACCAGGAAGGAGGCTGAGAACGGAAAAAACTCACAAAAGcacaagaagagagggaagcaAACAGAGAATGCACATATTGAAAAG AAGCTCCCAAAGAGCAGCATCCCATCAACGTCACAGTCGACCAGGGTAGCTTTGACCAAAAGGCCTTTGCTCCGATTTGAggacag GCAGTATCCAGTGAAGCATTACATAAAGGAGGCCAAAAAACTGAAGCACAAAGCAGATGCAGAG CCAGATAAGGTCAGTAAAGCTTTCTTCTACCTGGAAGCAGCCATGTTCTTTGTTGAGAGTGGTATAGCCATGGAGAGAGATCCACAGATTTCGATGTCTTCCTACACAATGTTTGCAGAAACCGTGGAACTACTCAA GTTTGTCCTGAAACTTAAAAGTCCAGCAgacccctcagctccaccttCAGAGAAAGACTTTATAGCTCTGTG tctgaagagcCAGTCTCTCCTGCAGATGGCCATGTTTCGCCACAAACACAGAACTGCACTCAAGTATTCAAAGACCCTCTCTGATCACTTTCAT ATCTCTGCTCAGAAAACACATGATCACTCTGTCTCAGCATCGAA GTCCTCAGACACACCGTCCCCCATGCCCAGCCTTCCATCTCCATCCACCAGCTCAGGTCCCGGCTCCAACCACAGCGGTGTGGTTGTAGACCCTGTCGGCAGCACCGTGGCAGTCCCTCAGGCCATCGATCAGGTGGCTTTCACCTACGTCAACATCACTACATTATTCCTGAGCGCTCATGACATCTGGGAGCAGGCGGATGAGCTGGCACACAAAGGCAGTG gtttgCTGGCACAGCTGGACAAAGCTCTGTGTCCTTTGAGTCTGATGTCGAGTATGAGCTCTATGGTCCATTACACTAGACAGGGAGTCCACTGGCTGCGTCTGGACAGCCTGAAGGTAAAGTGA
- the aff1 gene encoding AF4/FMR2 family member 1 isoform X2 has translation MTANFGCCERRTMESQPSVYNEERNILRLRAWEQRNQEASQTPELNTESVPLFGQPYKTNKGDELSNRIQRMLGSYEDVNNPCPFALEPLPIPTYITFTQSDQTPTNTEKTTRPPFHNQVNNVSNQSQRAPSSSGYSSQPVRTSTPSSSSSSSSSSSSSSSSSSPNHCGHLSTFPGHQQKKSKAHFDHMVQEMSPLSPDVKPLPFLRSSDHDNTDMDSKDTFDRLQLQGSMNDPSESSCIMDISTVNLKQSPKDVSQPHGNKGNTLPSQTFPSLLPSKQPSVVMTQKPTAYVRPMDGQDQVVSESPQLKPSPEPYVPLPELSNKSEQGKRKVLPQYLETKINEAQCVEDILKEMTHSWPPLLTAIHTPSTGEPSKSPFPAKEAERVTSCPGQKSFVSSPPDPSKPIQKNSSLSLQAAHSRGAESGSSSDSESSSRSESDSESNAEELPQLPPSNSVKSEPDAPAVTHGDWQLGNWIRSSQSSRAESQSSSQASDSLAHKQPKPTQSTKHSGVEVVNPTKECKPQLSSHVKESTESLGKPQLYRESPQDNYNQQSSQKSLAADWKSSSSLTKLSCNTYSSKSAESGHSEAAQDVVAKRDKDPCFIDRPKVKTKTGHRRKSKDSGDAKRDSKRTSKQASLDKGTVKSEPDVTPVLHGRCLSCGVGYPNPCSCPTQSPAQPDQLPPAPSVRISYSKPKSEEISQTGPKIPLKTTKKHSRKTEHAAKGTLDPHRPPTSLLVRIDLSLLSRVPQSSGSHQETPSKSKRSVVIEEQEGGGNDATTKHKLTKTSKKSIPQNLEVETKTIPRKKQKLENKNTSSSHASIKPENSSNSTDGLERKKAKKKPLQLPVIPKDSQKDSKLHKSTSGEVVGTRKEAENGKNSQKHKKRGKQTENAHIEKLPKSSIPSTSQSTRVALTKRPLLRFEDRQYPVKHYIKEAKKLKHKADAEPDKVSKAFFYLEAAMFFVESGIAMERDPQISMSSYTMFAETVELLKFVLKLKSPADPSAPPSEKDFIALCLKSQSLLQMAMFRHKHRTALKYSKTLSDHFHISAQKTHDHSVSASKSSDTPSPMPSLPSPSTSSGPGSNHSGVVVDPVGSTVAVPQAIDQVAFTYVNITTLFLSAHDIWEQADELAHKGSGLLAQLDKALCPLSLMSSMSSMVHYTRQGVHWLRLDSLKVK, from the exons tGTATACAATGAAGAAAGGAACATTCTCCGCCTCCGAGCATGGGAACAGAGGAACCAAGAAGCAAGCCAAACCCCGGAACTCAACACTGAGAGTGTGCCACTATTTGGgcagccatacaag ACAAACAAAGGCGATGAGCTTTCCAATCGAATCCAGAGAATGCTGGGAAGTTATGAGGACGTGAATAACCCCTGTCCCTTTGCTTTGGAGCCTTTACCCATTCCTACGTATATAACTTTCACGCAGTCTGATCAGACTccgacaaacacagaaaaaacaactcGACCTCCATTCCATAACCAGGTCAATAATGTGTCCAACCAAAGTCAGAGAGCTCCATCTAGTAGCGGCTACTCCTCTCAGCCTGTGAGGACGTccactccttcttcttcttcttcttcctcctcttcttcatcctcttcttcttcttcttcttctccaaacCACTGTGGACATTTGTCAACTTTTCCTGGACATcagcaaaagaaaagcaaagccCATTTTGATCATATGGTCCAGGAAATGTCTCCTTTGTCGCCTGATGTTAAGCCGCTACCGTTCCTACGTTCCAGTGATCATGATAACACTGACATGGACAGTAAAGACACCTTCGACAGACTTCAGCTTCAAGGGTCCATGAATGACCCCTCTGAGTCTTCCTGCATCATGGATATTTCCACAGTTAACCTCAAACAGTCCCCAAAAGACGTTTCTCAGCCTCATGGCAACAAAGGTAACACACTGCCTTCACAGACGTTTCCTTCACTCCTGCCATCCAAGCAGCCCAGTGTAGTCATGACCCAGAAGCCAACAGCGTATGTGCGGCCCATGGATGGTCAGGATCAGGTGGTCAGTGAGTCGCCTCAACTAAAACCTTCACCGGAGCCTTATGTGCCTCTGCCGGAGTTAAGCAACAAATCCGAGCAAGGCAAAAGGAAGGTACTGCCTCAATATTTGGAG ACAAAGATAAATGAAGCTCAGTGTGTGGAGGACATCTTAAAG GAAATGACCCACTCATGGCCTCCTCTTCTGACAGCGATACACACACCTAGCACAGGTGAACCCTCCAAGTCCCCCTTTCCAGCCAAG GAAGCAGAGCGTGTCACATCATGTCCAGGACAAA AAAGCTTTGTGTCCTCACCACCAGATCCATCCAAGCCCATCCAGAAGAACTCTTCATT GTCATTACAAGCAGCACATTCCAGAGGGGCAGAGTCAGGCAGCTCCAGCGACTCTGAGAGCAGCTCCAGGTCAGAGTCGGACAGTGAAAGCAACGCAGAGGAGCTTCCTCAACTCCCACCGAGCAACTCGGTCAAATCAGAG cctgATGCACCAGCAGTGACCCATGGCGATTGGCAGTTGGGAAACTGGATCAGGTCCAGCCAGAGCTCAAGAGCCGAGAGCCAAAGCAGCTCACAGGCCTCTGACAGCCTCGCTCACAAACAACCCAAGCCCACTCAGAGCACCAAACACTCTGGTGTGGAGGTCGTCAACCCCACCAAAGAGTGTAAACCTCAGCTTTCTTCTCATGTGAAAGAGTCCACTGAAAGCCTTGGGAAACCCCAGCTGTACAGGGAAAGCCCTCAGGACAACTACAACCAGCAAAGTAGCCAAAAATCCCTCGCTGCTGATTggaaaagcagcagcagtttgaCGAAACTTTCATGCAATACCTACTCTTCAAAATCAGCCGAGTCAGGTCACTCAGAAGCGGCTCAGGATGTTGTAGCCAAGCGAGACAAAGACCCGTGTTTCATAGACAGGCCAAAGGTAAAGACGAAAACGGGACATAGGAGAAAAAGCAAAGACAGTGGTGACGCTAAAAGAGACAGTAAAAGGACTTCTAAACAGGCATCACTTGACAAGGGGACAGTCAAATCAGAGCCTGATGTCACGCCGGTCCTGCATGGTCGGTGTTTATCCTGTGGTGTTGGATATCCCAACCCCTGCTCCTGCCCCACCCAGAGTCCTGCTCAGCCTGACCAGCTGCCTCCTGCCCCATCAGTCAGAATCAGTTATAGCAAACCAAAGTCAGAGGAAATCAGCCAGACGGGTCCCAAGATTCCTCTCAAGACAACCAAGAAGCACTCGCGAAAGACTGAGCATGCAGCTAAAGGTACTCTGGACCCCCACAGGCCCCCCACATCTCTGCTGGTGAGGATTGATCTCAGTCTGCTATCAAGAGTCCCCCAGAGCTCCGGCAGCCATCAGGAGACACCCAGCAAGTCGAAGAGATCAGTGGTGATTGAGGAgcaagagggaggggggaatgACGCCACTACAAAACACAAACTTACCAAGACCAGCAAAAAGAGTATACCTCAAAAT CTTGAGGTAGAAACTAAAACTATTCCCAGGAAGAAACAGAAGCTGGAAAACAAGAATACCTCATCAAGTCATGCGTCAATCAAACCGGA AAATTCCAGCAATTCAACAGACGGCTTAGAGCGAAAGAAGGCGAAGAAGAAACCTTTGCAACTGCCGGTGATCCCCAAAGACTCTCAGAAAGACTCAAAGTTGCACAAAAGCACGTCAGGAGAGGTTGTGGGGACCAGGAAGGAGGCTGAGAACGGAAAAAACTCACAAAAGcacaagaagagagggaagcaAACAGAGAATGCACATATTGAAAAG CTCCCAAAGAGCAGCATCCCATCAACGTCACAGTCGACCAGGGTAGCTTTGACCAAAAGGCCTTTGCTCCGATTTGAggacag GCAGTATCCAGTGAAGCATTACATAAAGGAGGCCAAAAAACTGAAGCACAAAGCAGATGCAGAG CCAGATAAGGTCAGTAAAGCTTTCTTCTACCTGGAAGCAGCCATGTTCTTTGTTGAGAGTGGTATAGCCATGGAGAGAGATCCACAGATTTCGATGTCTTCCTACACAATGTTTGCAGAAACCGTGGAACTACTCAA GTTTGTCCTGAAACTTAAAAGTCCAGCAgacccctcagctccaccttCAGAGAAAGACTTTATAGCTCTGTG tctgaagagcCAGTCTCTCCTGCAGATGGCCATGTTTCGCCACAAACACAGAACTGCACTCAAGTATTCAAAGACCCTCTCTGATCACTTTCAT ATCTCTGCTCAGAAAACACATGATCACTCTGTCTCAGCATCGAA GTCCTCAGACACACCGTCCCCCATGCCCAGCCTTCCATCTCCATCCACCAGCTCAGGTCCCGGCTCCAACCACAGCGGTGTGGTTGTAGACCCTGTCGGCAGCACCGTGGCAGTCCCTCAGGCCATCGATCAGGTGGCTTTCACCTACGTCAACATCACTACATTATTCCTGAGCGCTCATGACATCTGGGAGCAGGCGGATGAGCTGGCACACAAAGGCAGTG gtttgCTGGCACAGCTGGACAAAGCTCTGTGTCCTTTGAGTCTGATGTCGAGTATGAGCTCTATGGTCCATTACACTAGACAGGGAGTCCACTGGCTGCGTCTGGACAGCCTGAAGGTAAAGTGA